The Acipenser ruthenus chromosome 45, fAciRut3.2 maternal haplotype, whole genome shotgun sequence sequence TGGAAGCTGATTAACATCAGGGCTTAAGAAAGAGATATATTTATGTGTTATTGGCTTTAAGATTATAGAAACATGTCGTTCTAGAAAGAATGATACTGCTGGCTGCAAGCAGGGCCAGCAGAAATCCTACTGGCAGTAATCTGCCCATTCTAAAAGTAAAAAGGGATACAATTCTATGCAAACATTTtgattagaagtctttctcgaGGTCTTCAAAAACACCACTGCATTCCAGGCAAGATTTAGTGAATGGGTTAGTTTATTAGCTTCCTTAAATGACAGCGAGGACATGATGCTGCTCCACGCACAGCTACAGGGTATCAGTGCCGAGACAGTACATGTTAGATGACAGGATATTCTGCAATGAAAGCTGCTTaaaagggattaaaaaaaaaaaaaaaaaaaaacaccttttaatgTCAGGACAGATCCAGACACTCTACACAGCTACATGGTAATACATGCAGTACTAGTCTCTAGGTGATGTGTGCAGTAGAGGTCTCAGGTCTCTATGTGATGTGTGCGGTGATGTGCCGCAGGTACTCCCCCCTCGTGGTGGTCTCGCTGGGGAACACTGCTTGGCAGAACTCGCAGACCTGAGAGTTCAGGGTGACGTTGGAGAGGAGGATCCCCCCGAGCTGCAGCGCCTCGCTGTCCAGCTGACACCCCGGCGTCCACGGCATCTACAGGAAAACAGAAAGGGGCTCCAGTCATCTGAACATCCCAACACAGAACCAGCACCACAGTCAAAGGCTCTTGTAAACACCAGGCAGCTTTGTCTGGCTTCCATATTCTGCACTCGTGCGgagagaaattgaaattgaattgatAAATCTTGAAACTGTTCCCAGACCCCAGAGCCTCTGGTTTCTATTGTTAcatcacatttaaaatacatacctCGAAATGGCCTCTCTGCTCCAGTTCTGGCTCCAGCCAGTCTTTTTTACAGACCGTTTCTGAACCACAAGCTGCCTCCTCTGGTCTATAAAGGCCTCCAGGACACGCCACATGATTCACACCCGTCTGCCGACCAGCCTGCAGTACCCCATTGGCGCCAGCAGGGGGCGGTGAAGCGGTTTTCCGGTCAGAATCAGCACCACCTAAcagatgatgatgacgatgatgatgaagaggatgagcCGGAAAATCTTTTTTGTTTCCCGTTTTCCTGGCCAGGCAGTGGATCTGCATCCCTTCCAGCCCGTTGGCTAGGACGTCGTAATCGTCCGTGCCGGGGGGGTATTTGACGTTGTAGTTGCCCCGGCGGTGGTCTCCAGCGGGGTTGGGGGGCTTCTCCACCTGGCCCGGCGTCGGCAGCGGCTCCCGATTCCTGAAGGGCCCTTCGGAGCGGTTCCGGTCTCCTTCGGTGCACTGAATGGGCATCGAGACCGGCATGCCAGCGTCTGCCACAGACGAGAAAGCGTCAGGTTCATTTGATCAACCTGCACTCTGATTTGACAGCGCCCTCCACTATTTCCCTTATAAAACATTACCACAGTAAaatcacagcacagtgtaatgaagcacagcgAAAGCACGGTGAAGCGtagcaaagcattgtaaagcacagggaggtatggtaaagcatattgaaacacaaaccatggtaaactaacccttaacCTTTaagtttccccacagtaaaagcatagcagtgttatcaagcacagtgaaagcatagtaaagaaaAGTGGGGTATGGAAAAGCATATTAATAGCCTGGTAAACAAATCATtcaaccatggaaaaagcatgggggGGGAGGAACTGCAAAAACACcactgtaaacttttataatctattttatatagcgcctttcatagcggaccatCACAAAGCACCAGAACAAGACCTGCATGAACCTgcatgcagagggaggggaggccgtcgctggaacagcacagtgctttactacccattctccacactgagtcctgcttgcagagggaggggagggtatcactggaacagcacagtgctttactacccattctccacaccgagtcctgcttgcagagggaggggaggccatcgctggaacagcacagtgctctactacccattctccacactgagacctgcttgcagagggaggggagatccatcgctggaacagcacagtgctttactacccattctccacactgagacctgcttgcagagggaggggagggtatcactggaacagcacagtgctttactacccattctccacattgagccctgcttgcagagggaggggaggccATCGCTGGAAGAGCAGCTCGGCAGTGTTGGGAGTCTGTCCCAGGCACAGCGAGGTGAATTCTTACCGTTTGGGAAGCCCTGCCTGGCTGTCAGTCTGTCCAGCATCTCTGCTTGTCTGATGCACAGCGCCCGCAGTCTGAAGAACTGCTCCTGCAGCTGCACGAAGGCCTGCTCCATCTTCTCAGCGCTGGAGAGGAGGAGACACCGTCCGGAGCTGTTAAACACTCGACAGTGCAGAATGCACTAACACTGGAAATGACACCTACAGCAGCGTGCAGGTAATACAACACCGCATCGCTTCTGTGGTGTTCATTTGTTGTGCCTATGAAATCAAAACCACCGGAACTGAACCTTGGAAAATGTAAAAACAGGCAAATTAGTAATTTTAAAATCGAGGACTTTAATAGATCACACATGTAAGAGAAAAACTAAGAGAGCCACAAAtagtaaaatgcaggagactttttttagaagttgtttaagatgcccaaTTAAAGCAAAGTGGttttaataaatttgcacactactgtacattcAACGAGAAGTGTTATGAGTAGGTATTTTTCAAAGCCCTGGTTGCAAAATTTGAGGTTTCTGTTAGTATTGATAGAGAGGGACCGACAAACTTTTACTCCTGAGAAACTgaaaactactaaaaaaaaaaaaaaaaaaaaaatgatataatttattcattttgtaaggaatctcctcctagcggctgatgagttaataatacagaCACCAGTATAagacctctccactacagagctggcTCTTCAGCTGAATGTTCATTCTACATTAAGGATCTGTCAGAGTCCTAGAATATCTTATGCTTTGTATAGATGTAATCACGCGCATAGAACATGAGACAAGGTGACAAAACATGCATCACATACTGACTTCCAAACTATTtaatcatttatattttattacaatcCCAGCATATTGAGAGGGCTCTCAAGCTGGGATGCTTTTAGTGTGTATTAAAGGGGTCTTGCAAATGGTTTTTGATGAATGAACACTGGGCATGGAGGGGTTAAATGAGAAAAGGAAGCAGGTGTCACATCACACAGTCTCACTCTGAACTCTCTACTGAGACAACCTTCCCTTTTTCAGAGACAAGCCTACTGCAGCACAAGAGACACAAAACATCTGTTGCTAATACGATAGCAGTAACCCGAAAGCAAGTCTTTTATACATTACAGAATACTCCGTCAGGTTTGCAATCTGCAAAACACAGAACAGTCCACTGCAGGGTGAAGAAGACTCGTTCTAACTGGAAAATGAAACTCCATCCTCGGCGGCTGTGTGATTCATAAACACCGAGAAGTGGCTCAAAAAAGGAAACCACCGACTTGGCAATACCTTCTTCCTGTCTAGGGAGACAGTTTCAGTTTCTcaatttttatatttcatttatctATGCAAACATTTAAGCGCCAGAAGTCTttatttgaggacaggctacttttttttttggaccgGCATCTACCTGCTATGTTAATTCtctctaactatattgttatggtaACTTGCTCCAATTTTGTTAAGTCTAAACGTTGTTGTTTATACAGCCCttcaaatgcttttatttgctcATCTTAGATCACTGCCAACTGCCATGAAAGCAAAAGTTGCCGAAGGACTTTTCAAAATGCCTGCATTGTGTAAGTTACTTCCTACACACAAATCCCACATACCCTCACCACAAGCCCAGTACCAGACTATCCCTCATTGCTGCGCACTCAACTCAGCAAAAATCTGAAGCGCTGCACCATTTatacaaaccacacacacaaagagTAAGATCACTTTACTTACTTTCAGCCCAGAGTCATCTTCCCTTCTGCTGCTCCACTGTATTGACAGCTCCCGTTTTGTGTCTAGGTCACATGACCGGAATAGCCAATCcctaggggtgggggtgggggaatgTCTGCAGTTCCAGTGAAACTAGAACTATGTTAAGAACAGGAACTAGAGTTCAGTGATCTCACTAAAGCAGTGTTAACTACCCAGTAGCTGTATGATCAAATGAGCTTTTGCAAAAGGGAGTTTTGTTCTTGTCAAAACCAAACTGGTAGAACAGGGTTTTCCTGCCTCACCCAATCCAACAGCAGCTCCTCCATTAATAAAGCAGCTAGCCATGTGAAAAAtaatctgtattttaataaaaaaaacacttcttgcTACCCAGACTTGCAGAGGTTAAAGGAATGAGGCACCAGTGAATCTCCCAGCAGAACTCTGATTGATTACTCTGCATCCGATCCACATGCATTTTGTCAACTAACGCTTCAACGTTTAGCACTGTCTGCCCTGGATAGTAATAAACTACTGACTATGTTACAATACCACACAGTGCTGTTAATGCATTCCCTCTTCAGAGCACcaacatgatcactggtccctccctttatgTAAAAGGTTTTTGGTTCAGGTGTATACTTCAAAtctggaatatgcagatatttttttttaaatgactactCTTAGGGGGCTCcccgagtggcgtatccagtaaaggcgctccgcgtggagtgcaggatgcaccctatagcctggaggtcgccggttcgagtccagtctattccactgctgaccgtggacgggagctcccagggggcggcgcccaattggcagagcgtcgcccgggtggggagggcttaggtcggccagggtgtcctctgctcacaaAAAAAGGGGGTAAGGTCTGCGGGTACTGTTTGATGAAGCGAAGAGACACGAATGTGGATTTGGAAGCCTGTCATATAATAAAGAAaggcacaccacacacacaccaatatgtTCAAACCagtgatttatttaaaatgataattcTCAGAGTAGAGTTGTTTAGTTCAGCTACTTAACCTACCATAAATCCAAGACaatttctaataataaaaaaacacaataaaacacactagATGGGAACGGCCAACAGCTGTTTCCAGAGAAAACTCTcctataaaagaaaatacaaaaagaaagcaTATAGAATGTTTAGAATAGTACATTTTCTATGAGCTGCACTGCATTGAAAAGAGGCAATATGAATTCTTGTCCGAGTGCCCGGTTATTTGACCCCCTTTTTCTCCCCAAATGTAGAATATCCAATTACGTGCTCTCGAAGCAGCAAatcccccacaacagctcaggacaAATCGACATGTCAATGAGCACCATAATCAATCTCTTCACACACAGGAGCTCTAcagcagatgtcagcaagctactggTAACTGAAGGCTGCTATGAGCTCACTGGGCCAGTAGGGGTCAGTAACACCAGTGGTTTAGCCT is a genomic window containing:
- the LOC117966936 gene encoding TRAF family member-associated NF-kappa-B activator-like, with translation MEQAFVQLQEQFFRLRALCIRQAEMLDRLTARQGFPNDAGMPVSMPIQCTEGDRNRSEGPFRNREPLPTPGQVEKPPNPAGDHRRGNYNVKYPPGTDDYDVLANGLEGMQIHCLARKTGNKKDFPAHPLHHHRHHHLLGGADSDRKTASPPPAGANGVLQAGRQTGVNHVACPGGLYRPEEAACGSETVCKKDWLEPELEQRGHFEMPWTPGCQLDSEALQLGGILLSNVTLNSQVCEFCQAVFPSETTTRGEYLRHITAHIT